A single window of Metallosphaera hakonensis JCM 8857 = DSM 7519 DNA harbors:
- the tmk gene encoding dTMP kinase — MKGHVIAFEGIDGSGKSSQAKLLKDWLESRTDVYLTEWNSSDWIHEVIKEAKKKNLLTPLTFSLIHATDFADRYERLILPMYTTGFTVVSDRYYYTAYARDSVRGVSMDWVKRLYSYALKPEITFFIRVTPEVALSRLKESKRGIKPQEAGADVFPDLEPEEGFLKYQGMVLEVYDKVAQEEGFVVIDGNKSPREIQIEIRERVGEVLWKER, encoded by the coding sequence ATGAAGGGTCATGTAATTGCCTTTGAGGGAATAGATGGATCAGGTAAGTCGAGTCAAGCGAAGCTCCTCAAGGACTGGCTCGAGTCCAGGACTGACGTCTACCTCACGGAGTGGAACTCAAGCGATTGGATCCACGAGGTCATAAAGGAGGCCAAGAAGAAAAACCTGTTAACCCCACTGACCTTCAGCCTGATTCACGCCACCGACTTCGCCGATAGATACGAGAGACTGATCCTCCCCATGTATACGACGGGCTTCACGGTGGTCTCCGATAGATATTACTACACAGCCTACGCTAGGGACTCGGTGAGGGGGGTCAGCATGGATTGGGTTAAGAGGTTGTACTCCTACGCCCTGAAACCTGAGATAACATTCTTCATTAGGGTAACCCCTGAGGTTGCGCTCTCCAGACTAAAGGAAAGCAAGAGGGGTATCAAGCCTCAGGAGGCTGGAGCTGACGTCTTCCCTGACCTGGAGCCGGAGGAGGGTTTCCTCAAATACCAGGGAATGGTATTGGAGGTCTACGATAAGGTAGCCCAGGAAGAGGGTTTCGTGGTAATCGACGGAAACAAGTCCCCGAGGGAGATCCAAATTGAGATTAGGGAGAGGGTAGGCGAGGTATTATGGAAGGAAAGATAA
- a CDS encoding dTMP kinase: MEGKIIALEGSEGSGRTYHSNALKNFLEEQGYGVVTFGLGMSKLMGEPISRRKRDIVFQRRTLFLAYVTDIADQVENVVRPMVKAGFIALADGYVSTLMAWGLTRGLEEEWMRDVLSALPKANISLGLISNPDEIMRRILRKKGVLDPFGSGIDICINGDLFSSYRSYLEAFQAHLRKVMEADTIVDTSRDYEVVRDEIARIVGRRIEA, encoded by the coding sequence ATGGAAGGAAAGATAATAGCCTTGGAGGGGTCGGAGGGATCTGGGAGGACATACCACTCCAACGCTCTCAAGAACTTCCTCGAGGAACAGGGGTACGGGGTCGTGACCTTCGGGCTTGGAATGTCCAAGCTCATGGGTGAGCCCATTTCCAGAAGGAAGAGAGATATCGTGTTCCAAAGGAGGACCCTTTTCCTGGCCTACGTTACGGACATTGCGGACCAGGTGGAGAACGTTGTTAGGCCCATGGTTAAGGCCGGCTTCATTGCTCTAGCTGACGGCTACGTTTCCACGTTAATGGCCTGGGGGCTAACCCGAGGTTTAGAGGAGGAGTGGATGAGAGACGTTCTTAGCGCCCTTCCCAAGGCCAACATCTCACTGGGACTGATCTCGAATCCGGACGAGATAATGAGGAGGATACTTAGGAAGAAGGGGGTCTTAGATCCCTTTGGATCGGGAATAGACATCTGTATCAATGGGGACCTGTTCTCGTCCTATCGGTCTTATCTGGAGGCGTTTCAGGCTCACTTGAGGAAGGTTATGGAAGCTGATACCATAGTGGACACAAGTAGGGATTACGAGGTGGTAAGGGACGAAATCGCTAGGATTGTTGGGAGGAGAATTGAGGCCTGA
- a CDS encoding Ppx/GppA phosphatase family protein, whose protein sequence is MDQKAVIDLGYNSIRLSVFQQFSENTFRTLGSMKDFTRLGDGVDEGGEIKEEKIVEAERVLAKFRYVLRKRGVETVYPLGTSAFRLSRNGEEVAKRLSKSLGWDVNIVSGEEEGRLAALGSINSLPITDGVVFELGGGSLELIYVRGREMGKVFHFPLGALRLRKAFKNEEEMRKEIRGYLYSLPSWLPPTLVGSGGNVRSIGRFLMRMAGIKFRHVHGFQIPSTQVRSLGKSLWAMSDEEIAKLPGIGVERSVTVKTAVLVIEELLNLFDAPTMIISEFGMREGKMMEREELSLTRLRESWLETFSQSFGIPSPEGIRLEAEKLTGSELAGISAYISHVFMESGWEDPFNACYKYLQESLFPGFLKRDLGYVSLICKGANEKLKKKDVQRFGVDGKPDKIEEISKVVRLVIKRYPLGVY, encoded by the coding sequence ATCTGGGTTACAATTCCATTAGGCTCTCGGTCTTTCAACAGTTTTCAGAGAACACTTTTAGAACACTAGGAAGCATGAAGGACTTCACTAGGCTCGGAGATGGAGTTGATGAGGGAGGGGAGATCAAGGAGGAGAAGATTGTGGAAGCTGAAAGGGTCTTGGCCAAGTTCAGGTACGTCCTCAGGAAGAGAGGAGTGGAGACCGTTTACCCCCTTGGGACGAGCGCGTTCCGTCTATCCAGAAACGGGGAGGAGGTCGCCAAGAGGCTCTCCAAGTCCTTGGGATGGGACGTGAACATAGTCTCAGGTGAGGAGGAGGGTAGGCTCGCAGCCCTGGGCTCCATAAACTCCCTCCCCATCACAGACGGGGTGGTGTTTGAGCTAGGGGGAGGATCCCTGGAACTAATTTACGTGAGGGGGAGGGAAATGGGGAAGGTCTTCCATTTCCCCCTTGGAGCGCTCAGGTTAAGGAAGGCCTTCAAAAACGAGGAGGAGATGAGGAAAGAGATTAGGGGTTACCTCTACTCTTTACCCAGTTGGCTTCCCCCAACCTTAGTTGGATCGGGAGGCAACGTCAGGTCCATAGGGAGATTCCTCATGAGAATGGCGGGGATCAAGTTCAGGCACGTCCACGGCTTTCAGATCCCCTCAACTCAGGTCAGGTCTCTGGGCAAGAGCCTTTGGGCAATGAGCGACGAGGAGATAGCCAAGTTGCCAGGAATAGGGGTTGAGAGGTCAGTCACAGTGAAGACTGCAGTTCTGGTAATTGAAGAGTTGCTCAATTTATTTGACGCCCCTACCATGATTATATCGGAGTTCGGGATGAGAGAGGGGAAAATGATGGAGAGAGAGGAGCTCTCCCTAACCCGGTTGAGGGAATCCTGGTTGGAGACGTTCTCCCAATCCTTTGGGATCCCCTCTCCCGAGGGAATTAGGTTGGAGGCTGAGAAACTCACTGGAAGCGAATTGGCAGGGATCTCAGCGTATATCTCCCACGTCTTCATGGAGTCTGGGTGGGAGGACCCCTTTAACGCGTGTTACAAGTACTTGCAGGAGTCCCTGTTTCCGGGGTTCCTGAAGAGGGACCTGGGTTACGTGAGTCTAATATGCAAGGGGGCCAACGAGAAGCTTAAGAAGAAGGACGTTCAGAGGTTCGGGGTTGACGGGAAACCTGACAAGATAGAGGAGATCTCCAAGGTAGTGAGGCTCGTGATCAAGAGATATCCCCTGGGTGTGTACTAA